In the ANME-2 cluster archaeon genome, ACGTATATTATCCACTGACATAGCGCCGGGAATATCCTGCTTATTAGCAATGATCACATAGGGAAGTCCATATCCTTTAGTGATTTCCAGCATCTGTTTTGCCCTGATAAAGTCTTTAGGCGCGGTAGAGTCCACTATCAGGAATATCCCCATGGCTTCACCGCTTATCATCTTTATAATAGGGTCGAACCTCTCCTGGCCCGGTGTTCCGAATATATCTGCACTGAAGCCCTTATGGTCAATATGTCCATGATCAAGGGCGATGGTAGTTCCCAGTCGGTCCACCGAGATAGCCCTGGTAGACAGTGAATGAACAAACGTAGACTTGCCAGCATCAAAGGGTCCTGTAACCAGTATCTTGGGGATGTATATCTTGATACCACCAGGTCTTAGCACCCTGAACAGCATAGACTGTGCCTTATGGTCTGTCCAATCAGCTTTTAACACACCGAAATACTGGCCAAAAATGACACGTTCGGCAATACCGCCAACACTGATGACCGAATTGAAAATTTCATCCTTGATAACCTTGATGGTAGATTCCAAATATGGCCAGGCAGTGAAGTTGTAGATGATGACATGGTCATGCAACACTGCAAACTTGTTCCATAATTTAATGGCTTTCAATGTATTTTCTTCACCACAGAGATCC is a window encoding:
- a CDS encoding GTP-binding protein, with amino-acid sequence METGIPRLDKFLGDGIPAGKSMVYFNHPGVEGDVFGMQTLYHNLSKDTSCVYITSSSNPGMMKDYFTEFGWSIRKFEDKLTIIDAYSSLVGDLSDEKYIVSDPENIENMNEIIIQVMKDVPKKSVIMVGSLSTIMDLCGEENTLKAIKLWNKFAVLHDHVIIYNFTAWPYLESTIKVIKDEIFNSVISVGGIAERVIFGQYFGVLKADWTDHKAQSMLFRVLRPGGIKIYIPKILVTGPFDAGKSTFVHSLSTRAISVDRLGTTIALDHGHIDHKGFSADIFGTPGQERFDPIIKMISGEAMGIFLIVDSTAPKDFIRAKQMLEITKGYGLPYVIIANKQDIPGAMSVDNIRSQFNIPEDVPIIPAIATEKKGVFEAFELLVEKITGGT